Proteins encoded within one genomic window of Dyadobacter chenhuakuii:
- a CDS encoding plasmid mobilization protein, whose product MESKRKGRPPKEEKVVRRDHFSVWVTKDEKIRINQLVDKSGLSASQFFLTLALDVPIKRPQKKTLPARTAEMIRTLEQLSGILSLAVLKTKDHQMQSRQWMQSSQHLRLLSQIITLWIFEDFEIRTFHKTLNNVQEWMHQLTLYIQRILPESQNKTSILETTENIFRNAKELLAKYDSYYQPAELAGQLRVWKSDAPDHPDQVHSIIEEKVTAMLKRFDL is encoded by the coding sequence ATGGAAAGCAAAAGAAAAGGAAGACCACCGAAAGAGGAGAAGGTTGTGCGAAGGGACCACTTTTCTGTATGGGTTACCAAAGACGAAAAAATTAGGATCAACCAGCTGGTCGATAAGAGCGGGCTTTCAGCAAGTCAATTCTTTTTGACACTGGCCTTGGACGTCCCCATTAAACGGCCGCAAAAGAAAACATTGCCCGCCCGAACAGCCGAGATGATTCGGACGCTGGAACAGCTCAGCGGCATTCTGTCGCTTGCGGTGTTGAAAACAAAGGATCATCAGATGCAAAGTCGGCAATGGATGCAGAGCAGTCAGCATTTGCGCTTACTTTCGCAGATCATCACGCTCTGGATATTTGAAGATTTTGAGATCAGGACATTTCATAAGACGCTCAACAATGTGCAGGAGTGGATGCACCAGTTGACGCTATACATTCAGCGGATCCTGCCAGAATCTCAAAACAAGACCAGCATTCTTGAAACAACCGAGAACATTTTTCGCAACGCCAAAGAGCTGCTAGCAAAGTATGACAGCTACTATCAGCCTGCTGAGCTTGCCGGACAGCTTCGGGTATGGAAATCGGATGCGCCGGATCATCCAGATCAAGTGCATAGCATCATTGAAGAGAAAGTCACGGCTATGCTTAAACGTTTCGACTTATGA
- a CDS encoding relaxase/mobilization nuclease domain-containing protein produces MIGKVGLGNFAKGILSYCYYEKELTAKQLKEVTIDDVRGELIYIQHLGINTMPDGRLDLDYLAKQMLDNRDKNRNLNKYVWHQSFSFLPGEDPSIEKLTSLVVEFAKEFGFAENQMLAFKHNDTKHKHIHIVANRINYNGKNTSDHFKNYARTGEFSRRMELELGLTITSDMSLNQKGKQHAPRQDTAIINLRSLVDQVLAKASSIDEFGKQMQTHGFKTYIGRGIAFFNMQNRMKVKGSDLGKDYSLQNLEQRMGMEMSQAFVPLKRKKKSRRKQQGLSV; encoded by the coding sequence ATGATTGGAAAAGTGGGATTGGGAAACTTCGCCAAAGGCATATTGAGCTACTGCTATTATGAAAAGGAGTTGACAGCAAAACAATTGAAAGAAGTTACGATAGACGACGTTCGGGGAGAGCTTATTTACATTCAGCATCTTGGCATAAATACAATGCCGGACGGAAGGCTGGACTTGGATTATCTCGCCAAGCAAATGCTGGATAACAGGGACAAAAACAGAAATCTCAATAAATATGTTTGGCATCAATCGTTCAGCTTTCTCCCAGGGGAAGATCCGTCCATAGAGAAGCTCACCAGCTTGGTCGTAGAGTTTGCAAAGGAATTTGGTTTTGCGGAAAATCAAATGCTTGCCTTCAAGCACAACGATACGAAGCATAAGCACATTCATATTGTCGCAAACCGGATCAACTACAACGGCAAAAACACCTCCGATCATTTTAAGAACTACGCGAGGACGGGCGAATTTTCAAGACGGATGGAATTAGAACTTGGACTCACAATAACTTCTGACATGAGCTTAAATCAAAAAGGAAAGCAGCACGCACCAAGGCAGGATACCGCAATCATCAACCTCAGAAGTTTGGTAGATCAAGTTTTAGCAAAAGCATCTTCAATCGACGAGTTTGGAAAGCAGATGCAAACGCACGGATTCAAGACGTATATAGGAAGAGGTATAGCCTTTTTCAATATGCAAAATCGGATGAAAGTGAAAGGTTCTGACCTGGGGAAAGACTATTCATTGCAAAATCTTGAACAGCGAATGGGTATGGAGATGTCGCAAGCTTTTGTGCCTCTAAAACGCAAGAAAAAGTCTCGGCGGAAACAACAAGGACTAAGTGTCTAA
- a CDS encoding antirestriction protein ArdA, producing MKSSENAPRIYVGTYGMYNSGSLFGKWFDLTDYADAKEFYQDCYEYHRNEFGPELMFQDWENIPDFLISECSLDDKAFEYFQALDEMEDDTAEAFKIYCEQISSWPGNGKALDAQVESFQESYRGYFGGSMKDAKIEYAYQYVDETGMLANAPSVLERYFDYDAFARDLFLEGYTEVDGYVYADY from the coding sequence ATGAAATCATCAGAAAACGCTCCAAGGATTTATGTTGGCACTTACGGAATGTACAACAGCGGTTCACTCTTCGGGAAATGGTTTGATTTGACAGACTATGCTGATGCAAAGGAGTTTTACCAAGATTGCTATGAATATCATCGGAATGAATTTGGTCCAGAGCTCATGTTTCAAGACTGGGAAAACATTCCGGACTTCCTGATTTCCGAGTGCAGTTTGGACGATAAGGCGTTTGAGTACTTCCAAGCACTTGACGAAATGGAAGATGATACAGCAGAGGCTTTCAAGATCTACTGCGAACAGATTAGCAGCTGGCCTGGCAATGGGAAGGCATTAGATGCACAGGTCGAAAGTTTTCAGGAGAGCTACCGCGGATACTTTGGTGGATCGATGAAGGATGCGAAAATAGAGTACGCTTACCAGTACGTTGATGAAACTGGAATGCTGGCTAATGCCCCTTCGGTGCTCGAACGGTATTTTGACTATGACGCTTTTGCTCGGGACTTATTCCTGGAAGGGTATACTGAGGTGGATGGGTACGTGTATGCTGACTACTGA